CCAAATATCGATAATTTCTAACATCCTATTCTTAGGGAGAGTAATTTTAGGAAGTTCTTTTAAATAAAGATGAGTGATAAGCACGTTATTATTTTCTGTTTTAATATTACAAGCATCCATTGATAATTCCTCATCATCGGGAGAAGTAATTATTGCCCGCACAAAATCGGGCATATTGGCTACATCTGTGGTTAATAGCTCTCCTAATAACCGTAAATACGGATGATCGATATTGAAATTTATAATACCATTTTTATCTATATGAAGCGTTAAGTGTAACATTACACTCCTTTAAATGACCTTTTATATTATATATTTTAGCAGGAAAAGCCCGCAAGATTTTTTTCTTTTCAAGATACATTTGTATTATAACACCATTTTTACTTTTACCGATAATTTTATCAGATAATTTTTGTATGGGGTTTTTATAAGCTTGTTTTATAGATTTTTCTATCATTTCTTGCGACCATGTTTCTGGAAAATAAGTATACCAAGTTTTAATACCATTTTCAGTGCTATTATCACAAAAAATAGTATCACGTAGCTGTGGTTCTTCTTCTTTTTTAAACCAATTAAAAAAATTTTTGAGCAATGCAAACATATCTTCTCCTTTTTTTATTATAAAAGTGTATTTAGTATACTTGATCAATTTTTGTTTTCAATATTCAATTCTATTAATTTTTTGAAAATGGAATATTAAAACTAAATGAATTGGGTGCTATTAAATTTCGATAATTATTTGGAAAATTATAAACCCGATATTCAGAGCGGTTTTAGGCATATGAATATCGGGAATAAAAAAAATAAGTATATTACTTAGTGACTTTATAAATAATTAGCCGAGTAAATCTTTTATTTTTTCAAGAAGATCTTCTTTAGCGATATAACCTGTTTCTTTTCCTTGCACTTCACCATTTTTTAGAAATACAAAAGTAGGAATTGAAGTAACGCCATATTGTACGGCAAGTTCACGTGATTCATCAACATTAAGTTTTACAAATTTATATTTATCACCATATTCTTTTTCTAATTCTTCAAAAATTGGCATCATTTGTTGGCATGGGCCACACCAGGGTGCAAATACATCAATAATAATCGGTTTATCAGTATTTATTATTTCTGTTTCATAATTTTCTTTAGTAATTGCGATTGGCATAAGAGTTCCTTTATCTTTTGAAAGTTAATTAATATTTAGCTGAAACTATAACTAAAAATTTTATATTCGTTAAATATTATGCGTCTATTTTTTCATTCGATAGATAAATTAATCAAATAATAAAATTTAACTGCTAAAATGATATTTTCAAAATCGACAATAAGATAAATAACCGAAACGCGAAATGAGGGCTATTGCATAATATTGAATAAATTTGTAGACTAAAAGTATCTCAATAATCCTTTCAAACAAGGAGTTTTCATGAACTATACCGGATATACTATGACCGAATCGGTCCGCAGTTTTATGTATAAAGTTTACGGATGGATGGCCGCTGGTTTGGCATTAACAGCAGGAACTGCTTATTACGTTTTTACCAATAAGGCATTATTTAACTATATTTTTAGTAGTCCATGGGTAATTGGATTATTAGTTATAGCACAGTTTGGTGCAGTTATTGCGCTTTCTGGTTTTGTATTACGCATGCAATTAAGCACAGCGATTGTGACTTTTGTTGGTTATTCTATTTTAACCGGAGTAACGCTTTCATCAATTTTCTTTGTGTATCAAATTTCATCGATTTATTTGGTCTTTGCAGTAGCTGCTGGCATGTTTGCAACAATGGCTATATACGGTTATTTTACTAAAAGTGATTTGACCGGTGTGGGATCATTAGCGCGTATGGGCCTTTTTGGCATTATAATTGCGATAATAATCAATATATTTGCACGCAGTGCACAAATGGATTATATTATTTCGCTTATTGGCGTAGGTGTTTTTACTTTGCTTATTGCTTATGATAGTCAAAAAATAAAACAAATGGGTCAAATGATGTTGGGCCAGGGACAAGTGGCAAATAAAGTAGCTTTACTTGGTGCGCTTACATTATATCTTGATTTTATCAACTTATTCATATTTTTATTGAATTTGCTTGGTAAAAAAAGAGACTAAAAAGTAAATATAGACTATAAAAAAAGGATCGTGTAAAAAGCGGTCCTTTTTTATTACATTTATCCTTTAAATATTTTTTAAATTATAATTTTCATGGCACTTTGCGCGCAGCACCAATCTTTTTGTATAAACAAAAAGATTGGACAAAAATACACCAACATACTGTTGGATTGCTTATTCACCCAAATTCGTGCCCACTCATCCTTCGGCAATAGCCTCGGATTGGGTCACACGTGGGCTCAAACGACTTTTATAAATTTTTTTTAATTAATAAAAAAAATCCGATAGCGAGTCGAGATCCGAAGATGAAGGTTGAAAACCTGAATATGAGAGTTCTCGTTATGAGCGGAAGTACAATCCAACGGAACGTTGGTGCCCTTGTGTTAAGGGTATTGGGCAAAAACAATACCCTTATGCCTTGGCCGGCATGAGGCCAAAAGTGTTCAAAGATATATGGCATAATTTAGGAAATTAAGTTGTAATTTGCCGTAAGTTTTTTAATTGCTCAAATTGATAAAAGTTTCCATGAAAACCAAATGGTATATGATGAGGCAGTGCTGCTCGTCCTAATTCTTTAAAATTACTCGCATCCAGCATTAATAAGAATGATTGTTTTTTTTGTCCATCTAATACAACTGATAAAATAACGCCATCATCTTCTGTAGGTTTTTTTGGATTACTAACAAAAATTGGTTCTCCCGGAAAACAGTTTACTGCTGACCATTTGAGTGTATCTCCAGAATCTACATTAATTTTTAATAATTGAGTATTATCTGCTGTAACAGCGTACATACATGAATATGGTTTTCCATTATAATATTCATAATTAATACTTGGTGATTCTAAACAAATATCAGAAATATCATTTTTTATAATTGTTTTTTGTTTTAAATCAATAGTATATCGTTTAAGTAAACCAGATTTATGGCTGGAGCATGATTTAAGTTTTTCAAGTGACATGTTGGCAATAACATTACTATCGTTATAAGCAATTAAATCCATAATAATAGTATTATTTTTTTCATATGCATTTACTTGATGAAAAGTGAAAAAGGCATCAGTTTTATATTTGCCCACTAGTGATCCATCGGCTTTATTGAGCACAATGAATTTAGTTCCGTGCTTTGGTTCCCATTTAAAGTTATGTAAGAATGGTTTGTTTGAAAATAATAAATCAAATGGATTAACTACAAAGGGTATAATTGGAAGTATAATAAATTGTTCTGTAATAGCAAAACTATGGATATAAGAAGGATATTTTGTTGGCAGAGAAGCAATAAGAATTCGTTTGGTATTATTTTTACTAATTTTATATAGCTGATAATTGCTGGTATTGCCGAACTGAGTGAGAATATTAAATAACTCACCAGAATTACTATCGATATGTGGATGTGCTGTGCAAATATGCCCATCGAGCTTATCTTTATAAGAAAGCGGTCCAGTAGTTTCCAGCGTAATTGGGTTAAAAGTAAGAGCGAATGGCGTTTCAGTAAGGGCGGCTAATTGATTGCCAATAAGCGTAATATTAATATTCGTATTGTCATAAATGGGCGGTTTGGCAAATAAAGAAGAAAATTTTGAAAAAAATGATTTTGGTTTTGCCTGCCCAGTTATTGAATCAGGTAATTTTCCTTCGATATAGGCCTTTTTGCGATAGTTGCTATCAAGAAACTTATTTGCATAAGAAACGCTGCCATTTTCAAAAGTAAATCTATGAATCATAGCAAAGCCATCAAACCAATGCTTAAATTTAAATTTTCCCAGCTCAAATTGAGCTGGCCCATTACGGAATAAGCTACCCTTTAACCATGTTGGAACCTTGCCTTTTA
This portion of the Candidatus Babeliales bacterium genome encodes:
- a CDS encoding EndoU domain-containing protein, whose amino-acid sequence is MFALLKNFFNWFKKEEEPQLRDTIFCDNSTENGIKTWYTYFPETWSQEMIEKSIKQAYKNPIQKLSDKIIGKSKNGVIIQMYLEKKKILRAFPAKIYNIKGHLKECNVTLNASYR
- the trxA gene encoding thioredoxin; translation: MPIAITKENYETEIINTDKPIIIDVFAPWCGPCQQMMPIFEELEKEYGDKYKFVKLNVDESRELAVQYGVTSIPTFVFLKNGEVQGKETGYIAKEDLLEKIKDLLG
- a CDS encoding Bax inhibitor-1/YccA family protein, which translates into the protein MNYTGYTMTESVRSFMYKVYGWMAAGLALTAGTAYYVFTNKALFNYIFSSPWVIGLLVIAQFGAVIALSGFVLRMQLSTAIVTFVGYSILTGVTLSSIFFVYQISSIYLVFAVAAGMFATMAIYGYFTKSDLTGVGSLARMGLFGIIIAIIINIFARSAQMDYIISLIGVGVFTLLIAYDSQKIKQMGQMMLGQGQVANKVALLGALTLYLDFINLFIFLLNLLGKKRD
- a CDS encoding carotenoid oxygenase family protein — translated: MKKFHFFIITSLCSLLIGSLNFFYQKESSHVIAVAAEKKITPIVNINPTVSQVNCDNSCGYTTLAQEIVIDKLSIKGKVPTWLKGSLFRNGPAQFELGKFKFKHWFDGFAMIHRFTFENGSVSYANKFLDSNYRKKAYIEGKLPDSITGQAKPKSFFSKFSSLFAKPPIYDNTNINITLIGNQLAALTETPFALTFNPITLETTGPLSYKDKLDGHICTAHPHIDSNSGELFNILTQFGNTSNYQLYKISKNNTKRILIASLPTKYPSYIHSFAITEQFIILPIIPFVVNPFDLLFSNKPFLHNFKWEPKHGTKFIVLNKADGSLVGKYKTDAFFTFHQVNAYEKNNTIIMDLIAYNDSNVIANMSLEKLKSCSSHKSGLLKRYTIDLKQKTIIKNDISDICLESPSINYEYYNGKPYSCMYAVTADNTQLLKINVDSGDTLKWSAVNCFPGEPIFVSNPKKPTEDDGVILSVVLDGQKKQSFLLMLDASNFKELGRAALPHHIPFGFHGNFYQFEQLKNLRQITT